The Campylobacter concisus sequence TCGTCCGCCAGCTTACAATGTAAAGGGTGTAGACGCCAAAAAGCTAGAGGAGCTAGCCAAGCAGATAAGTGGCGTACCGGTTAATATAGCTAAGGCTCACAAAATAGAGCAAAAGTATAACTTTAGTGAGGATGAAATTTTAGAAATGCTAAGGCGTCGTCCGCAAACTATTGCAAATGTTGAAGAGAATTTCTCAGAACACTCAAAGCAAATTTTAAACAAGCTCTTGCAACAAGATGTGGTTTATCTAGCCGATGTTGCTGGGGTAAAATTTTACAAACTAAGAGCATAAATGAAAAGAATCCTTACAATACAAGATATCTCGTGCGTTGGCAAATGCTCCCTTACCATTGCACTTCCAATAATTAGCGCTCAAGGCATTGAGGCGTGCATATTGCCTACTGCACTACTTTCGACTCATACTGGCTTTAAAAATTTCACATTTCGTGATCTGACTGATGAATTTGACGCAATAACACGAGTATGGCACAAAGAAAATATCGCATTTGATGGAATTTATACCGGATTTTTAGGTAGCTTTAGTCAGCTTGAGCTGATAGAGAAAATTTTTAATGAGTTTAATGACTCTACTTCACTAATACTTGTAGATCCTTGCATGGGCGACAATGGCAAGCTCTATCACGGATTTGATGAAAAATTTGTTATGAAAATGCGTGAGCTTTGCACAAAGGCTCACGTCATCACGCCAAACATAACTGAAGCAAGCTTTATGTGTGGGATGCCGTTTTTTGGCAGTGACTATACGCAAGATTATATTTTAGAGTTGCTTGAAGGCTTAGCTAGCTTTGGAGCTAGAAAGATCGTGCTAAAGGGCATTAGATATAAACAAAATGAATGTGGCATCATAGCTTACGACGCAAAGACAAAAGAGAAAGTAGAGTATTTCCATGAATTTTTACCATTTCACACGAGTGGAACTGGAGATATATTTGCTTCAGTGCTTTTTGGCTCGCTAGTAAATGGCAAAACGATAGAAACTGCTATAAAAAAGGCGGCAAATTTTGTGCTCAGTAGCATTAAAATCACGCTAAAAGATAAGAACCGCACATGGTATGGTGTGCAGTTTGAAAAGGTACTTGGTACTCTTGCGAAATAGGCGGGCAAACTACTTATTTAAAATCTTTAATAACACAACGATATGGCAAAGATTTATATCTTTGCTCGCTGTTAGAAGTGCTATATCGCCATGCTCTTTTTCTAGTTTTTTTAACATTTTAAAGCAAGATTGCGCTTTTTCATTATCAAGCTCGAGCTCAAATTTTTCGCAAAACTCATCAAATCTAGCTTCTCTATCTTCATGAAACCACTCTCTTAAAATAGTGCTTGGTGTGATATCTTTTAACCAAAGGAAATTTGAAAATATTTCTTTTTTTATTCCTCTTGGATAGAGTCTATCAACAAAAGCCGCCTTCATATCCAAACTATCATCTTTGATAAAATCATAAATTCTATAAGCTTTAAACATGTTGTGATTGTAATCCTATAACGTTTATAAATAAAAAAATATTCTTAGTTATCTTATATTTTTTATACTTGTTTAAATTTTAAGGTTTGTAAAATCAAAGCTCAAATTTTTGATTGTGGCGATAAGAATTAAACTAGGGCTAGAAAATAGTCCTAAAAAGAATAAATTTAAATTAAAGCTCGTTTCGATAAAATCCCAACATAAAAATCACTAAAAAGGTTATCATTATGAGAGGCTATAAAATTTTCTCAGGAACGGCTAATATTGAGCTTTCAAAGAAAATTTCGCAATATCTTTCACTTCCTCTTAGCGAGGCAAGCATAAAAAGATTTAGCGATGGAGAGATCAGCGTGCAAATCGGCGAGAGCGTGCGCGGAAAAGATGTTTTTGTCATTCAGCCAACATGTGCACCGACAAATACAAATTTAATGGAGCTACTTATCTTAACTGACGCTTTAAGACGTAGTAGTGCAAGCTCTATAACAGCGATTGTGCCGTATTTTGGCTACGCTAGACAAGACAGAAAAGCAGCTCCTAGAGTACCGATCACTGCAAAGCTAGTGGCAAACATGATGCAAACAGCAGGTATCGATAGAGTCGTCACTATGGATCTTCACGCAGGACAAATTCAAGGATTCTTTGATATTCCGGTTGATAACCTTTATGGAAGCATCATTTTTAATGACTACGTAAGAGCTAAAAATCTACCAAATCCAATCGTTGCAAGCCCTGATGTAGGCGGCGTGGCTCGTGCTAGAGCCTTGGCTAAAAATCTAAATCTTGACATGGTTATTGTTGATAAACGCCGCGAAAAAGCAAACGAGAGCGAAGTGATGAATATAATTGGCGACGTAAATGGCAAAGATGTGATTTTGGTTGATGATATGATCGATACAGCCGGTACGATCGTAAAAGCAGCTGAAATTTTTAAAGAGCGTGGCGCAACTAGCGTTATGGCATTTTGTACGCATCCAGTCCTTAGTGGACCAGCTTACGATAGGTTAAAACTGGGCTTTTTAGATGAGCTAGTGGTAACAGATACGATACCTTTAGCAGAGGAGCTTCCTTGTATAAAAGTGCTAAGTGCTGCTTCTTTATTTGGCGAAGTGATACGCCGTGTATATCACAATGAAAGCGTAAATAGCTTATTTTAATTGATTTTGGCTTTTGTTTGGAGTGCTTCAGGCAAAAGCCAAATCTTTAAATGCTTATTAGAATTTAATTTTGATAAATCAAAATTTATAGCAAAAAGATAGCCTCTATTTATAGCTGGAATTTTTAAAATTCTAGCCTTCTCTTTAAAAATTTTTGGCATTATGGCTTTGCAAAATGGAGTTACTAAAAGGTAAGTGTCTGCGTATCCGACAGCTATCTTGCCACTTAGTACCACGCTTGTTTGCTTTGCTAAATTTGCACTTAGCTCTTCTTTTTGCGCTTTGCTTAGAAGCACGTTTAGCTCTTTTGCCGCCATATCAACGCCTCGTATCGCATTACTATCATTTTTTATGATAAAAATTTCATCACTTATTTTTGTGATATTTGGCATTAAAATTTGTCTATCGGCTTCTAAAAACTCAAAGCTCTTTTGCACGCCAATAAAATATCTATCTAAAAATGGCTCACTAAAATTTAGCCTCATGAAGCTTCTTTTTAACTCGCCTTTTAAATTTGTCTCATCGACAAAATAGCGCAAACCTCGCTCATCAAGATAGTTTTGAAGCTCTTTTTTGCGTAAATTTAAAAGCGGCCTAACTAGCCAAAAGTGCTTTCTTTTTTCAAGCTCGCTCATGCCAAAGAGCTCTTTTAGTCCAGCACCCTTACTAAGCTGCATCAAAAACCACTCAAATTTATCATCAAACTGATGCGCTAGGATCAAATTTTCATAGCCAAATTTTTGGCAAATTTCTCCAAAAAACTCATATCTTACCTCGCGCGCATTTTTTTCAAAATTTGACTTATCTAAAAAAACGCTTTTTGTATAAATTTTTTTACCAAATTTATCTGCGAGTTCTTTTGCACTTTCTATTTCGCTTTTACTTTGCTCTCGAACATTGTAATCAACCATCGCTAGATCAAATTTGATCCCAGCCTCTTCTAAAATATAAAAAAGTGCGGTGCTGTCTATACCGTGCGAGAATGCAAACAGGTTTGCACCTAAGTTTAGCCTCTCTCGCACATTTTGACTTATCATTTTGCTTTTTTGATGATTTTAGTGATCAGCTTTTGATCGACCACGTCAGTGACCTCGCAGAGGTAGAGCGAGCCGATCTCAAGCTCTTTTACATCGCTCTCGTTTATTAAAATTTCTCCGTCTATATCTTTATCCCAGATATCTTTTTTGGCTGCGTAAAACATCTCGCCCTCGCTGCTTTCGCCCTCAAGAGAAGCATAAATTTGCTTACCAATCTCTTTTTGCAAGCTCTCATTTATCGATTTTTTGGTGATCTTTTCTATCTTGTTTAGTCTTTTTGAAATAATTTTGGCTGGGATTTGCTTCATTTCAAAAGATGCCGTATCTTCCTCTTTTGAGTAGGCAAAGGCTGAAATTCTATCAAATTTAAACTCTTCTAAAAATTCGCAAAGCTCCTCAAAATCCTCCTCACTCTCTCCTGGATGACCCACGATGACACCAGTTCGTAAAAACGAATTTTCGGCATCTCTCATTAAATTTAAAAGCTCTTTTATCTTTTTAGCGCCACTTCCACGCTTCATTATCTTTAGCATGTCTTCGCTGATATGCTGAATCGGCATGTCAAAGTAGTTGTGAAAGATAGGCGAGGCGATGATACGCTCAATTAGCTCCTTACTAGTCGTGCTTGGATAGAGATAAAGTATCCTGGCACTCCTTACGCCCTTTATCTTTTCTATCTCATCTATTAAATTTATAAGCCCGTCGTTAACGCCTTGATCGCGCATATATGAGCTTGAGTCCTGAGATAAAAAGCTAAAGTCGTAGTAGCCTTTTTTGACTAGATTTTTAACCTCATTTACGATGTTTTCAAGTGAGCGTGATTTTAGTTTGCCTTTAAAAGTTGGAATGGCACAAAAGCTGCATTTTTGGTTACAGCCCTCTGAAATTTTGATGTAGGCGTGGTAGTTTGAGCCAGTTATCACACGCTCTTCATTTGCTTGTAGATAAGTTTGTGGGCTAAATAAATTTTGCTTTTTTAAGATGATCTCATCGATCTTGTCATAGTCAGCCACACCGGTAAAGAGATCAACCTCTGGTAGCTCTTTCATGAGTTCGTCTTTGTAGCGCTGCATAAGACAGCCAGTTACTACTAGTAAAGAGCCATTTTTACGTGCTTCGTGCATCTCAAGTATGGTTTGTATGCTCTCTTCTTTGGCGGATTTGATAAAGCCACAGGTATTTACGATGATAACGTCAGCGTCACTGATGTCATCGGTAATATCGTAGTTTTGCAATCTACCAAGCATGATCTCAGAATCAACTAAATTTTTGTTACAGCCAAGTGAAATTAAGTGAAGCTTTGGCATTTTTATATCCAGATATTGTCTATTAGTCTAGTTTTGCCAACACAAGCTGCTACTAAAATGATGGTGTTATTTTTTTCTATTTTGGAAATTTCATTTAAATTTCTATCCGTAATTGCGACATAATCAACCTTTAACGGCTCTAGCACTTCAAGCATCTTTGTTTTGATCTCGCTTGCGTCCTCTTCGCCGTTTTGGATCAAATTTTGTGCTTTATTTAGCGATCTTGAAAGCCTTAGAGCATTACATTTATCTTCGTCACAGATATAGACGTTTCTACTTGAAAGTGCAAGTCCGTCTGGCTCTCTAACGATATCGCAAGCCACTAGCTCGATGTTTAGGAAAAATGTCTTTATCATATTTTGCACGATGATTAGTTGTTGTGTGTCTTTTTTGCCCATGTAAACACTATTTGCACGAGTTAGGCGAAATAGCTTGTTTAGCACTCTTAATACGCCGTCAAAGTGTCCAGGCCTAGTTTTGCCCTCTAAGATGGCTGAAAATTTCTTTGGAGCAACGATTAGAGGTTCATCTTCAAAGTAAAGCTCACCAGCATCTGGGATAAAGATAGCGCTAACGCCGTTTTGCTCGCAAATTTTAATGTCGTTTTGCTCATTTCTTGGGTATTTGTCTAGATCTTCGCCTGGTAAAAATTGAGTTGGATTAACGAATGTTGAGACGATACTTATCTCATTTTCGTTCACGCATTTTTTAATAAGGCTAACGTGTCCGTCATGAAGTGCGCCCATGGTCGGCACAAAACCGATCTTTGCGCTTGTGCTAGAGACGAAATTTTCAAGTTCCTTTATAGTTCTTATGATTTGCATTTTTGACTCTTTTTGTTTGAAATTTTAACTTGGCATTTTAACAAAAAAGGATTAAAAGGGCGTAAATTTAAAAATGTAAGCAACTTTTGGCTAAAATCGCCAAAAATTTTTGGAGAAAAACTTGGATAGTTACGAATACAACGAGCTTTTAAAGAAGCTACAAACAAAAGTTGAAAACATAGGCTCTATCGTAAAGCCTGACGAGATAAAGGCTAGACTAAAAGAGATCGAGGCCACCGAGCAAGACCCTGATTTTTGGCAAGATATCGCTAAGGCTGGTGCTTTAAATAAGGAAAAAACTAAGATTTCAAATATGCTTGCAAAATTTAACGATGCTAATCAGGCAGTAAGTGATGCAAAGGAGCTTTTTGAGCTAGCAAATTCTGAAAATGACGAAGAGACTATAAATTCTCTCTTTGATGACGCTAAAAATTTAGATGAAAAGATAGTAAATCTTGAAATTTCTATGCTTTTAAGTGGCGA is a genomic window containing:
- a CDS encoding pyridoxamine kinase; this translates as MKRILTIQDISCVGKCSLTIALPIISAQGIEACILPTALLSTHTGFKNFTFRDLTDEFDAITRVWHKENIAFDGIYTGFLGSFSQLELIEKIFNEFNDSTSLILVDPCMGDNGKLYHGFDEKFVMKMRELCTKAHVITPNITEASFMCGMPFFGSDYTQDYILELLEGLASFGARKIVLKGIRYKQNECGIIAYDAKTKEKVEYFHEFLPFHTSGTGDIFASVLFGSLVNGKTIETAIKKAANFVLSSIKITLKDKNRTWYGVQFEKVLGTLAK
- a CDS encoding DUF488 domain-containing protein, with translation MFKAYRIYDFIKDDSLDMKAAFVDRLYPRGIKKEIFSNFLWLKDITPSTILREWFHEDREARFDEFCEKFELELDNEKAQSCFKMLKKLEKEHGDIALLTASKDINLCHIVVLLKILNK
- a CDS encoding ribose-phosphate pyrophosphokinase → MRGYKIFSGTANIELSKKISQYLSLPLSEASIKRFSDGEISVQIGESVRGKDVFVIQPTCAPTNTNLMELLILTDALRRSSASSITAIVPYFGYARQDRKAAPRVPITAKLVANMMQTAGIDRVVTMDLHAGQIQGFFDIPVDNLYGSIIFNDYVRAKNLPNPIVASPDVGGVARARALAKNLNLDMVIVDKRREKANESEVMNIIGDVNGKDVILVDDMIDTAGTIVKAAEIFKERGATSVMAFCTHPVLSGPAYDRLKLGFLDELVVTDTIPLAEELPCIKVLSAASLFGEVIRRVYHNESVNSLF
- the tilS gene encoding tRNA lysidine(34) synthetase TilS, coding for MISQNVRERLNLGANLFAFSHGIDSTALFYILEEAGIKFDLAMVDYNVREQSKSEIESAKELADKFGKKIYTKSVFLDKSNFEKNAREVRYEFFGEICQKFGYENLILAHQFDDKFEWFLMQLSKGAGLKELFGMSELEKRKHFWLVRPLLNLRKKELQNYLDERGLRYFVDETNLKGELKRSFMRLNFSEPFLDRYFIGVQKSFEFLEADRQILMPNITKISDEIFIIKNDSNAIRGVDMAAKELNVLLSKAQKEELSANLAKQTSVVLSGKIAVGYADTYLLVTPFCKAIMPKIFKEKARILKIPAINRGYLFAINFDLSKLNSNKHLKIWLLPEALQTKAKIN
- the rimO gene encoding 30S ribosomal protein S12 methylthiotransferase RimO, which translates into the protein MPKLHLISLGCNKNLVDSEIMLGRLQNYDITDDISDADVIIVNTCGFIKSAKEESIQTILEMHEARKNGSLLVVTGCLMQRYKDELMKELPEVDLFTGVADYDKIDEIILKKQNLFSPQTYLQANEERVITGSNYHAYIKISEGCNQKCSFCAIPTFKGKLKSRSLENIVNEVKNLVKKGYYDFSFLSQDSSSYMRDQGVNDGLINLIDEIEKIKGVRSARILYLYPSTTSKELIERIIASPIFHNYFDMPIQHISEDMLKIMKRGSGAKKIKELLNLMRDAENSFLRTGVIVGHPGESEEDFEELCEFLEEFKFDRISAFAYSKEEDTASFEMKQIPAKIISKRLNKIEKITKKSINESLQKEIGKQIYASLEGESSEGEMFYAAKKDIWDKDIDGEILINESDVKELEIGSLYLCEVTDVVDQKLITKIIKKAK
- the panC gene encoding pantoate--beta-alanine ligase — protein: MQIIRTIKELENFVSSTSAKIGFVPTMGALHDGHVSLIKKCVNENEISIVSTFVNPTQFLPGEDLDKYPRNEQNDIKICEQNGVSAIFIPDAGELYFEDEPLIVAPKKFSAILEGKTRPGHFDGVLRVLNKLFRLTRANSVYMGKKDTQQLIIVQNMIKTFFLNIELVACDIVREPDGLALSSRNVYICDEDKCNALRLSRSLNKAQNLIQNGEEDASEIKTKMLEVLEPLKVDYVAITDRNLNEISKIEKNNTIILVAACVGKTRLIDNIWI